One Gemmatimonadota bacterium DNA segment encodes these proteins:
- a CDS encoding serine hydrolase, producing MTNHESLEAKVDQVFAEWDKPDSPGAALSVIRDGEIIYKRGYGMANLEYDIPIAPTTIFDIASVSKQFAGFAIATLLDEGKLSLNDDIRMHLPDIPDFGTKITIRHLVHHTSGLRDWVQALVIAGGQMDDIISFKHILKMVRRQKELNFEPGTAFLYSNTGYNLLAEIVETITGDSFREWTDANIFKPLAMTSTHFHDDHEMIVKNRAYSYSSAKDNGFKNAVNNLTALGSSSLYSTVEDLAKWILNFDDARIGGQAVVEQMHQRGVLNNGKQIRYAFGLDIGEYRAQKTVGHGGSWRGFRSHLIRFPAQKFGIVILCNLDTFNPLNLAKKIADIYLADVLAPEAPEPDKQPSERIESDPLSPEQLAEFEGDYYTEELDTTYTIGVRGDRLVAQHRRHDDISLTCADDHFVGDAWFFPKIYFRRDNTGQITGFRLTGNRVKNLRFKKRQEEP from the coding sequence ATGACAAATCACGAGTCACTTGAGGCAAAAGTCGATCAAGTATTCGCGGAATGGGACAAGCCAGATTCCCCTGGTGCCGCCCTATCGGTTATCAGAGACGGTGAAATTATCTACAAACGCGGATACGGGATGGCGAATCTCGAATACGACATCCCGATTGCGCCGACAACCATCTTCGACATTGCTTCGGTCTCCAAGCAATTTGCGGGCTTTGCCATCGCCACGTTGTTGGATGAAGGGAAACTCTCGCTGAATGACGATATCCGAATGCACTTGCCCGATATCCCGGATTTTGGAACAAAAATAACGATTCGACATCTGGTACATCACACAAGTGGATTGCGGGATTGGGTACAGGCACTTGTCATCGCGGGCGGACAGATGGATGACATAATTTCGTTTAAGCACATTTTGAAAATGGTAAGGCGTCAGAAAGAACTCAATTTTGAGCCTGGAACAGCGTTTTTATACTCAAATACGGGGTATAATCTGCTGGCAGAAATCGTTGAAACAATAACGGGAGATTCATTTCGCGAATGGACGGACGCCAACATCTTTAAGCCCCTCGCCATGACCAGCACCCACTTTCACGATGACCACGAGATGATTGTGAAAAACCGGGCGTATTCCTATTCGTCCGCGAAAGATAACGGGTTCAAAAATGCTGTGAACAATTTAACCGCCCTCGGTTCGAGTTCCCTCTATTCAACAGTAGAAGATCTGGCAAAGTGGATTCTGAACTTTGACGATGCACGGATAGGCGGACAGGCAGTAGTTGAGCAGATGCATCAGCGAGGAGTCCTCAATAATGGGAAACAGATCCGTTACGCCTTCGGATTGGACATCGGCGAGTACAGAGCGCAGAAAACGGTCGGACACGGCGGATCGTGGCGGGGATTTCGCAGCCATCTCATACGTTTTCCGGCTCAGAAATTCGGCATTGTCATATTGTGCAATCTGGACACCTTTAATCCGCTCAATCTGGCGAAAAAGATCGCTGACATCTATCTCGCTGATGTCCTTGCCCCTGAAGCACCCGAGCCGGATAAGCAACCCTCTGAACGCATTGAGTCTGACCCCCTATCACCAGAACAGTTGGCAGAATTCGAAGGCGATTACTACACCGAAGAACTCGATACTACCTATACCATTGGTGTGCGAGGAGACCGGCTCGTGGCGCAACACAGGCGGCATGACGACATATCACTAACCTGTGCCGACGATCATTTCGTCGGAGATGCGTGGTTTTTTCCAAAAATTTATTTTAGGCGAGACAATACGGGACAAATTACAGGGTTCAGGCTGACGGGAAACCGGGTCAAAAATTTGCGTTTTAAAAAAAGACAAGAGGAACCATGA
- a CDS encoding type II toxin-antitoxin system RelE/ParE family toxin: MIEIRQTNVYIQWFDKLRDRHAQARINTRIRRLSLGNFGDVKPVGQGVSELRINYGPGYRVYFAQRGQTLVILLAGGDKRTQNQDIKTAQNLARNL, translated from the coding sequence ATGATAGAAATTCGTCAGACAAATGTTTACATCCAATGGTTTGACAAGTTACGTGATCGACACGCACAAGCACGTATTAATACCCGAATTCGGCGTCTCTCGTTGGGTAATTTTGGTGATGTAAAACCCGTTGGACAGGGTGTCTCAGAGTTGCGGATTAACTATGGTCCAGGCTACCGCGTGTATTTTGCGCAGCGAGGACAAACGCTGGTAATTCTACTCGCGGGTGGTGACAAACGAACACAAAATCAAGATATTAAAACAGCACAGAATTTAGCGCGTAATCTATGA
- a CDS encoding putative addiction module antidote protein yields the protein MEKTKTYPWNAATHLKTKEDIAAYLEAVLEDGDPTLITAALGDIACAKGMTQIARETGLGRASLYKALSPEGNPGFATVLKVIHALGFRLHATPI from the coding sequence ATGGAAAAAACAAAAACGTACCCCTGGAATGCGGCGACCCATCTGAAGACTAAAGAAGATATCGCCGCGTATCTCGAAGCCGTGCTCGAAGATGGCGATCCCACTTTAATCACTGCTGCTTTAGGCGATATCGCCTGTGCCAAAGGTATGACACAAATTGCTCGTGAAACCGGTCTCGGACGCGCAAGCCTCTATAAAGCATTGTCACCTGAAGGTAATCCGGGTTTTGCTACGGTGCTCAAGGTTATACACGCATTGGGCTTCCGGTTGCACGCGACCCCTATTTGA
- a CDS encoding winged helix-turn-helix domain-containing protein — translation MGYNHLGNGRMVDAHIRRMRIKLGAAQEMIRTVRGVEYYFKPIE, via the coding sequence ATGGGATACAACCATCTGGGCAATGGACGGATGGTCGATGCACACATTCGTCGCATGCGCATAAAACTGGGTGCAGCACAGGAAATGATCCGCACAGTGAGAGGCGTGGAATACTATTTTAAGCCGATTGAGTAA
- a CDS encoding DUF433 domain-containing protein translates to MHERIAIDPRVCHGQACIKGTRIPVHLILGMLANGDTVEDLLAEYPSLTQEDIYACFDYGAALAEEQVTPLEALPAES, encoded by the coding sequence ATGCATGAACGTATTGCCATTGATCCCAGAGTTTGTCATGGACAAGCCTGTATTAAAGGTACACGTATCCCTGTGCATCTAATCCTGGGGATGTTGGCCAATGGGGACACTGTCGAGGATCTCCTCGCAGAATATCCTTCGCTAACTCAAGAAGATATTTATGCATGTTTTGACTATGGAGCCGCACTCGCTGAGGAACAAGTAACCCCTCTGGAAGCCTTGCCGGCAGAGTCATGA
- a CDS encoding TIM barrel protein, whose protein sequence is MAEVILSGFADEGPESKRAEEQFTMMRALGLSYYTIRFIDMGNGVKNAMELTAQEIKQLQKMHGEFGISVSSIGSPLGKVKLLDVDDGTDNRYVPFKEYLETDVKRAIELAHAFDTKLIRGFSYYHPHGTDPWPHLNQAADQLSEIVALCASEGLIYGSEVESHLIGGDGETLIALHEKIDSPHTCIIMDVGNMESMGHSPDSVFAEYEKTKPGLGWIHIKGFNAPANQPMLDRATERGLTRFIPVDQGDAGHEMVLRDFKTIVPRLQSQFQELGVPGVFIDLEPHVKGGGQFGGFSGIDGFGVAFRALCNLLDYLGYEYHLTGYEDLTMP, encoded by the coding sequence GTGGCAGAGGTGATTTTATCGGGTTTTGCCGACGAAGGGCCGGAGAGCAAGCGCGCCGAAGAGCAATTTACCATGATGCGCGCGCTTGGCTTGTCTTATTACACCATTCGGTTTATCGACATGGGCAACGGGGTAAAGAACGCCATGGAACTGACCGCGCAGGAGATTAAACAGCTCCAAAAAATGCACGGTGAATTTGGTATTTCTGTGTCGAGCATTGGATCGCCACTTGGAAAAGTAAAATTGCTGGACGTGGATGACGGGACCGACAATCGCTATGTGCCGTTTAAGGAATATCTGGAGACAGATGTCAAACGCGCCATCGAACTCGCCCATGCATTTGACACAAAACTCATCCGCGGCTTTAGCTATTACCATCCGCATGGGACCGATCCCTGGCCGCATCTAAATCAAGCGGCAGACCAACTCTCAGAAATTGTGGCTCTGTGTGCAAGCGAAGGCCTGATCTACGGCTCTGAAGTCGAATCGCATTTAATCGGTGGAGATGGCGAAACACTAATCGCATTGCACGAAAAGATCGACAGTCCCCACACCTGCATCATCATGGATGTGGGCAATATGGAAAGCATGGGACACAGCCCGGACAGCGTTTTTGCCGAATATGAAAAAACAAAGCCCGGATTGGGATGGATTCACATTAAAGGATTTAACGCACCGGCCAACCAGCCGATGCTGGACCGCGCAACAGAGAGAGGGTTGACGCGGTTTATCCCCGTCGATCAAGGCGATGCCGGACATGAAATGGTCTTGCGGGATTTTAAAACAATCGTGCCGCGCCTGCAAAGTCAGTTTCAGGAACTGGGGGTGCCGGGTGTATTTATCGACCTGGAACCCCACGTAAAGGGCGGTGGACAATTTGGTGGCTTTAGTGGTATTGATGGTTTTGGCGTGGCATTCCGCGCCCTGTGCAATTTACTGGACTATCTGGGATATGAATATCACCTGACGGGTTACGAAGATTTGACCATGCCGTAA
- a CDS encoding class A beta-lactamase-related serine hydrolase, with protein MTTDWSKLEQAVKTHESPGTIGISVISPQGERWASRGDHQFPAASTVKIPIMIEIYRAIDRGTLALDDTYIVRSVDKSPGSGVLRYMHTGLQLSFGDLLYLMMSISDNTATNILIEVAGMDRINATMRELGMTASILGRPMRGRLAIEGEQENWATPNDYTAVVKTILDDQAASPASCQAMLTTLTQQQNGRRIGRYVPTSKTYRWGSKTGSNRGVINDVGFVESPAGTMVIALYSLKLGDRVTGECALSEIAKTAMQVTGVI; from the coding sequence ATGACCACAGACTGGAGCAAGCTGGAACAAGCGGTGAAAACGCACGAATCGCCCGGCACGATCGGCATCAGTGTGATTTCGCCTCAGGGAGAGCGTTGGGCCTCGCGGGGTGATCATCAGTTTCCAGCGGCCAGCACAGTTAAAATCCCGATCATGATCGAGATCTACAGAGCTATTGATCGCGGCACACTCGCGCTCGACGACACATATATCGTCCGCTCTGTGGATAAATCCCCCGGCAGTGGTGTGCTGCGATACATGCATACCGGGCTGCAACTGTCGTTTGGAGATCTCCTCTACTTGATGATGTCCATCAGCGACAACACCGCCACCAACATATTGATTGAAGTAGCCGGAATGGATCGCATCAACGCGACAATGCGAGAACTCGGTATGACCGCCTCCATTCTCGGACGTCCCATGCGCGGGCGCCTCGCGATTGAAGGGGAACAGGAAAATTGGGCCACACCCAATGACTACACTGCCGTCGTCAAAACAATTCTCGACGACCAGGCTGCATCCCCTGCATCCTGTCAGGCCATGCTCACCACCTTGACCCAGCAACAGAATGGTCGCCGCATCGGCCGATATGTGCCGACCTCCAAAACCTATCGCTGGGGTTCCAAAACCGGCTCGAATCGGGGGGTAATCAATGACGTCGGCTTCGTCGAATCCCCTGCCGGGACGATGGTGATTGCGCTCTACAGCCTGAAACTCGGCGATCGCGTCACCGGCGAATGCGCACTCTCAGAGATTGCCAAGACTGCGATGCAAGTGACGGGCGTGATATAG
- a CDS encoding PQQ-like beta-propeller repeat protein → MNRILLKLMLLAVLIPISSVLADEWPQWRGPHRDGVWSETGILEAFDGPEIPIRWRVPIGSGYSGPSVADGRIYITDRLAKPKQVERVHCFDWKTGESIWSFTYECEYRIDYTAGPRANVIIHDGLAYALGAMGHLHCFDAATGTLKWKKDLNAEYNIEMPTWGIASAPIVEGSHLIVQIGGTPGACIVAFDRKTGAEKWKALEDNASYSAPIVITQGGERVLVCWTGRNIAGLNPQTGSAYWLHPFPPTRMEIGIASPVFYQNELFITDFFEGSLLLKLNPDKPMMQFGWHRKGKNERNTDALHSTMSTPIRLGDYIYGVDSYGELRCLDARNGDRIWEDLTAVPKARWSNIHFIKNGDKVWMFNERGELLITTLSPDGLNIISRAKLIEPTRDQLNRRGGVTWAHPAFAYKHVFARNDKELVCASLAKSENKND, encoded by the coding sequence ATGAACCGAATCCTATTGAAACTAATGCTGCTCGCTGTGCTTATCCCCATCTCTTCGGTTTTGGCCGATGAATGGCCGCAGTGGCGGGGACCGCACCGGGACGGTGTTTGGAGCGAAACCGGGATATTGGAGGCATTTGACGGACCGGAGATCCCGATTCGTTGGCGAGTGCCAATCGGCAGCGGCTATAGCGGCCCGAGCGTCGCTGACGGGCGCATTTACATTACTGACCGTCTCGCGAAACCGAAACAGGTCGAACGGGTTCACTGTTTCGACTGGAAAACAGGGGAATCGATCTGGTCCTTCACCTACGAGTGTGAATACCGAATTGACTATACCGCCGGACCCCGCGCCAATGTTATCATTCATGACGGACTCGCTTACGCCCTGGGAGCGATGGGGCATCTCCACTGCTTTGATGCTGCAACCGGCACGTTGAAGTGGAAAAAAGACCTCAACGCCGAATATAATATTGAGATGCCAACCTGGGGGATTGCGAGCGCGCCGATTGTCGAGGGTTCACACCTCATCGTACAAATCGGCGGCACGCCCGGAGCATGCATCGTCGCTTTCGATCGCAAAACCGGAGCCGAAAAATGGAAAGCCCTTGAAGACAACGCATCTTACTCAGCTCCAATTGTGATTACACAGGGTGGCGAGCGGGTGCTCGTCTGTTGGACAGGTAGAAATATCGCTGGGCTCAACCCGCAGACAGGCAGCGCGTATTGGCTCCATCCGTTTCCACCGACTCGCATGGAGATCGGGATCGCAAGTCCCGTTTTTTATCAAAATGAATTGTTTATTACCGATTTCTTTGAAGGCTCGCTGCTGCTGAAACTGAATCCAGATAAGCCGATGATGCAATTCGGTTGGCACCGTAAGGGAAAAAATGAACGGAACACAGACGCGCTCCATTCCACGATGTCAACTCCGATCCGACTCGGCGATTACATTTACGGTGTGGATAGCTATGGGGAACTCCGCTGCCTCGATGCCCGCAACGGCGATCGGATTTGGGAAGACCTCACCGCGGTTCCGAAAGCGCGCTGGAGCAACATCCATTTTATCAAAAATGGCGATAAGGTCTGGATGTTCAATGAGCGCGGCGAACTCCTGATTACAACGCTTTCGCCGGACGGGCTGAATATCATCAGCCGCGCGAAACTGATCGAACCGACGCGCGACCAGTTGAACCGCAGAGGGGGTGTCACGTGGGCGCATCCTGCGTTTGCCTATAAACATGTGTTCGCCCGAAATGATAAAGAACTGGTTTGTGCCAGTTTGGCGAAAAGCGAAAATAAGAATGATTAA
- a CDS encoding methylated-DNA--[protein]-cysteine S-methyltransferase — MLDLQILKQLPRETVWKDVASRLGPLTVLASDNGVHAIAFESDQTEQAKTNLPRTENHPIINAVDEQLAMYFDGTLKVFDLPLDLRGTDFQKRVWKLLLEIPFGETRTYGDLARALGNADASQAVGAANGKNPVAIVVPCHRVIGASGHLTGYAGGMDKKKFLLAHEGVIPPALFG, encoded by the coding sequence ATGTTAGATTTACAAATCTTAAAGCAATTACCGCGAGAGACCGTATGGAAAGATGTGGCAAGTCGGCTGGGCCCGTTGACCGTATTGGCCTCAGATAATGGCGTACATGCAATTGCTTTTGAAAGTGATCAAACGGAACAGGCGAAGACAAATTTGCCTCGCACAGAGAATCATCCAATCATAAATGCGGTGGATGAACAACTCGCGATGTATTTTGATGGGACGTTGAAAGTTTTCGATTTGCCATTGGACTTGCGCGGAACGGATTTTCAGAAGCGCGTGTGGAAATTATTACTGGAGATACCCTTTGGAGAAACGCGGACCTATGGCGACCTCGCCCGCGCATTGGGCAATGCGGACGCATCGCAAGCCGTGGGCGCGGCCAATGGCAAAAATCCCGTGGCGATAGTGGTACCGTGTCACCGGGTGATCGGCGCGTCCGGTCATCTAACGGGATATGCTGGGGGGATGGATAAGAAAAAATTTCTACTGGCGCATGAAGGTGTGATTCCGCCAGCGTTATTTGGGTAA
- a CDS encoding undecaprenyl-diphosphate phosphatase, giving the protein MTPFEAMLLGLLQGLTEFLPVSSSGHLALGQAAWGIQTGNITFEVIVHFGTLLAIVTALRTRISNLVVGCLRRDSASWHTIYLLIIGSIPAGVVGILFKDILKETFASPIAVCGFLIATGCILWSTRFARGDRVKITFLDAILIGFAQALAVLPGISRSGSTIGMGLWRGLDGREAATFSFLLSIPIIFGATALEVGNLLAHPPQMNALWPLLIGAIVAYASGVFAIRWLLGLLSGGHFAQFAYYCWLVGLIGIAYFGK; this is encoded by the coding sequence TTGACACCATTTGAAGCCATGCTCCTGGGGCTATTACAAGGGCTAACCGAATTTTTGCCCGTAAGCAGTTCTGGTCATCTCGCTTTAGGACAAGCAGCTTGGGGCATCCAAACTGGTAATATAACCTTTGAAGTGATCGTACACTTTGGAACATTGCTGGCTATAGTAACCGCATTGCGAACGCGAATCAGCAACTTAGTCGTCGGCTGTTTGCGACGCGATAGCGCATCCTGGCACACAATCTACCTGTTGATAATCGGCTCCATTCCCGCTGGCGTCGTGGGAATCTTGTTCAAAGACATCCTCAAAGAGACTTTTGCCAGCCCAATCGCCGTATGCGGCTTCTTAATCGCGACCGGCTGTATTTTGTGGAGCACGCGGTTTGCGCGGGGTGACCGCGTGAAAATTACATTTTTAGACGCCATTTTAATCGGCTTTGCACAGGCACTCGCCGTATTACCGGGAATCTCCAGATCGGGTTCAACCATTGGCATGGGTCTGTGGCGCGGGCTGGACGGCCGAGAAGCCGCAACATTTTCTTTTTTATTATCCATCCCCATCATTTTTGGCGCAACCGCATTAGAAGTTGGCAACCTGCTCGCCCACCCCCCGCAAATGAACGCGCTATGGCCCCTGCTGATTGGTGCTATTGTCGCTTATGCATCCGGGGTATTTGCCATTCGCTGGCTCCTGGGATTGCTCAGTGGCGGACATTTTGCACAATTTGCCTATTATTGCTGGCTCGTCGGCCTGATAGGCATAGCGTATTTTGGAAAGTGA
- a CDS encoding DUF2442 domain-containing protein, giving the protein MPNYPKVKSVTALPNLKLRVTFVSGKVKIYNCAPLITEDAFRPLKDEAFFKNVRVDAAGYGISWNDYVDLSESELWVNRIVVSDTADHVDG; this is encoded by the coding sequence ATGCCGAACTATCCAAAAGTAAAATCTGTTACCGCTCTACCGAACTTGAAGCTCAGAGTAACCTTTGTCTCTGGTAAGGTGAAAATATATAACTGCGCGCCGCTTATCACAGAAGACGCATTCCGTCCATTAAAGGACGAAGCATTCTTCAAAAACGTGCGCGTAGATGCAGCCGGTTATGGCATTAGTTGGAATGACTATGTCGATCTCAGTGAATCAGAACTCTGGGTTAATAGGATCGTAGTCAGTGACACCGCAGATCATGTAGATGGTTAA
- a CDS encoding Gfo/Idh/MocA family oxidoreductase: MAEGHKLTMLGTGLIGMFYTMTLHRHRGIDRVQVVYSRTEERARTFAEEWDIPRWTTDLKTAIEDEETDGVVIGLPNDLHLEAAKLAAQASKAVFCTKPLGRTAEEARQILEAVEKAGVFGGYLEDLVYPPKTLKALESVKNGALGRILWVRSRETHPGPHSDWFWDIDKAGGGAIVDMGCHCIEIIRNFIGKGIRPVEAMCWSDTLVHPVEAEDHGIGLIKFENGSMGQFEVGWAFRGGMDLRDEVAGTEGTIWLNHWLRTGFDMFTAVGQGGYVAEKAESDTGWLFPVGDEVAELGYSDMFVDMFNAWDEGREPMETLYDGYVVNAIIDACYKSAKTKQWEPIEMEWRGGEVDRETASTETDAPFVTLKTERMPDGRLKRIVKDKETGEISERIDE; encoded by the coding sequence ATGGCTGAAGGACATAAATTGACCATGTTGGGAACCGGACTGATCGGAATGTTTTACACCATGACCTTGCACAGACATCGGGGAATTGATCGCGTACAGGTCGTATATTCGCGGACTGAAGAACGAGCCAGGACATTTGCGGAAGAATGGGACATCCCCAGATGGACAACGGATCTCAAAACCGCAATAGAAGACGAGGAAACCGACGGCGTGGTAATCGGATTGCCCAATGATCTACACCTCGAAGCCGCAAAACTCGCGGCACAGGCCAGCAAAGCCGTATTTTGTACCAAACCCCTCGGACGCACCGCTGAGGAAGCCCGGCAAATTCTGGAAGCAGTGGAAAAAGCGGGCGTATTTGGCGGATATCTCGAAGACCTGGTATATCCTCCCAAAACCCTAAAAGCCCTCGAATCCGTGAAAAACGGCGCATTGGGTCGCATCTTATGGGTGCGATCGCGCGAAACACACCCCGGTCCCCACAGCGATTGGTTCTGGGACATAGACAAAGCAGGTGGCGGCGCGATTGTCGATATGGGATGTCACTGCATCGAAATCATTCGCAACTTCATCGGCAAAGGCATTCGCCCGGTCGAAGCGATGTGCTGGTCCGACACGCTCGTACATCCAGTTGAAGCAGAGGATCACGGGATTGGATTAATCAAATTTGAAAATGGATCCATGGGCCAATTTGAAGTCGGATGGGCATTTCGCGGCGGCATGGACCTGCGGGATGAGGTGGCAGGCACAGAAGGAACAATCTGGCTCAACCACTGGTTGCGCACGGGATTTGACATGTTCACGGCTGTGGGACAAGGAGGGTATGTAGCGGAAAAAGCCGAAAGCGATACTGGATGGCTCTTCCCCGTGGGTGACGAAGTCGCAGAACTGGGATATTCGGACATGTTCGTGGATATGTTCAACGCCTGGGATGAAGGACGCGAACCAATGGAAACACTATATGATGGCTATGTTGTCAATGCAATTATAGATGCGTGTTACAAATCGGCAAAAACAAAGCAATGGGAGCCAATAGAAATGGAATGGCGCGGCGGTGAAGTAGATCGGGAAACCGCATCGACCGAAACAGACGCACCATTTGTCACCCTGAAAACCGAACGCATGCCCGATGGGCGCTTGAAGCGAATTGTAAAAGACAAAGAAACCGGTGAGATCAGCGAGCGGATTGACGAATAG
- a CDS encoding DUF5615 family PIN-like protein: protein MTVQTLREMGHEVRDIRGTPDEGMHDDELWMMVQRQRCLLITTDKGFTQYCTVKHYGVLIIRLRQPNRHKIHHRIMQGMAQFAETDWPGLLVVMRDRVQSSWQTQDR from the coding sequence ATGACGGTACAGACACTTCGAGAGATGGGCCATGAAGTGCGCGATATTCGCGGTACTCCTGATGAGGGCATGCACGACGACGAACTATGGATGATGGTACAGAGGCAGAGATGTTTGTTGATCACAACGGATAAGGGCTTCACACAGTACTGTACAGTGAAACACTATGGTGTATTAATCATCCGGCTTCGCCAGCCAAATCGACATAAAATTCACCACCGAATTATGCAGGGTATGGCTCAGTTTGCCGAAACAGATTGGCCTGGGTTATTAGTGGTTATGCGAGATAGAGTTCAGAGCAGTTGGCAGACACAAGATAGATAG
- a CDS encoding Gfo/Idh/MocA family oxidoreductase, protein MADIRIGIIGAGGIFRTRHFPGLAQIDDAEVVAICNRSEESGGKIAAEFGLSPDLMTDPYALIARDDIDAVMIGTWPYKHCEFVLESLNAGKHAFVQARMAMNLREAKIMYATAMESDLAHQICQPPHALKGDWFMQRLIAEGYVGDIRNIVIRSMTPGGIDPSTPLHWRQIGRFSGLNTMSVGMLVEFVHRWCGYTKSVSAHAETYVTERSTEDSTGPVDRPDTVNILAQMESGATAVYLFSGTAHHAPGESIEIYGTDGTLIYETSPVLDEQRILGAKASDGALQELDVPASDMREWTVEADFIDMIKTGKPAESTFYQGVKYMEFTEAVFRSVERGATVHLPIVD, encoded by the coding sequence ATGGCAGATATTCGCATTGGTATTATTGGTGCGGGCGGTATTTTCCGCACCCGCCACTTTCCGGGATTGGCTCAAATAGACGATGCCGAGGTCGTGGCAATATGCAACCGCAGTGAAGAGAGTGGCGGCAAAATAGCGGCTGAATTTGGATTGAGCCCCGACTTGATGACCGATCCTTACGCGCTCATTGCGCGAGATGACATCGATGCCGTGATGATTGGCACCTGGCCGTACAAACACTGCGAGTTTGTACTCGAATCGCTCAATGCGGGCAAACATGCGTTTGTGCAGGCGCGCATGGCAATGAATTTGCGCGAGGCAAAAATCATGTATGCCACAGCAATGGAATCAGACCTCGCGCACCAGATATGCCAGCCGCCGCACGCATTAAAGGGCGACTGGTTTATGCAGCGGTTGATCGCCGAAGGATATGTTGGTGATATTCGCAATATCGTCATCCGCTCAATGACGCCCGGAGGTATTGATCCCAGTACGCCGCTACACTGGCGGCAAATCGGTCGCTTCTCCGGCTTAAACACCATGAGCGTGGGCATGCTGGTAGAATTTGTACACCGCTGGTGTGGCTATACCAAATCCGTATCCGCACACGCAGAAACCTATGTCACCGAACGCTCTACAGAAGACAGCACGGGACCAGTAGATCGTCCAGACACCGTGAATATTTTGGCACAAATGGAAAGCGGCGCAACTGCGGTCTATCTCTTCTCCGGCACCGCGCATCACGCGCCGGGTGAATCCATTGAAATTTATGGCACGGACGGCACACTCATTTACGAAACCTCACCCGTTTTAGACGAACAGCGGATATTGGGCGCCAAAGCGAGCGATGGCGCATTGCAGGAATTGGATGTCCCCGCATCCGACATGCGCGAATGGACGGTTGAGGCAGATTTCATCGACATGATCAAAACCGGCAAACCCGCCGAATCGACCTTCTATCAAGGCGTGAAATACATGGAATTCACCGAAGCCGTATTCCGCTCCGTCGAACGCGGCGCAACAGTTCATTTGCCCATTGTTGATTGA